Proteins encoded together in one Rhinoraja longicauda isolate Sanriku21f chromosome 22, sRhiLon1.1, whole genome shotgun sequence window:
- the LOC144604592 gene encoding glucagon family neuropeptides-like, protein MLDKVSLLLFYSLIVHTVCSPVYPALRFEDRSNLRQLLSTSPEETGMGQDGGIYEDKESGVDTTGQRTERHADAVFTNTYRKVLGQISARRFLQSIMGKRLGDDNVLAKRHSDDIFTDNYARYQRQMAIRNYLAAILGNQSGLENINSRQLPETISAPLEADYGTIPTYVN, encoded by the exons atgttggacaaAGTCTCCCTCCTACTGTTCTACTCTCTTATTGTGCACACGGTGTGTTCGCCGGTGTATCCAGCTTTAAG ATTTGAAGACAGGTCGAACCTGCGGCAACTGCTCAGTACCTCACCAGAGGAGACAGGCATGGGGCAGGATGGAGGGATCTATGAGGACAAAGAATCCGGTGTGGACACCACCGGGCAACG GACTGAAAGGCATGCAGATGCGGTATTCACCAACACCTATAGGAAGGTGCTGGGCCAGATTTCTGCAAGGAGGTTTCTGCAGTCTATCATGGGCAAAAGATTGGG TGATGACAATGTCTTAGCCAAGAGGCATTCTGATGACATCTTTACAGATAACTATGCTCGATACCAGAGACAGATGGCAATTAGAAACTACTTGGCTGCAATTCTGGGTAATCAAAG CGGACTTGAAAATATAAATTCGCGGCAGCTCCCTGAGACCATTTCTGCCCCTCTGGAAGCAGATTATGGCACCATCCCCACTTACG TTAATTGA